From the Rhodoflexus caldus genome, the window AGCCCGCGAGTTACGATTCCATCTAAACTGTTGCGCGGGGCAAGTACCTCTATGCCTTTCACCTGTTCGCGCAGGGCTTGCATATCCTCTGTGTTGAGTTGGATGAATCTGCCCGGTTTCAGCCCCATATAAGGCTCGCTGGTGCGCTGTGTCCACATAAATACCGAGCGCGGCGAAATATCAATGCTCTGCATGATGCCGTTTTCAAAGCCTTTGCCCGAACCCAGCAGTACAATCAGCATAAAAATGCCCCAGAAAACGCCAAAGGCGGTCAGTGCCGTCCGCAGCTTGTGTTTGCTTACGGTGGCATATATTTCTTTCCATTTGTCTATGTCAAACATGGCGGTAAGGTTTTAAGTGTTGGTTGAGCAAGTCTTTGACTGCTTCCTCATCTGAAAACAAGTGCAGCTTAATCTGTCGTTGTGTCCGGGCACAATACCGTAAGCCGAACAAATCAGATACCACGCAGCCGCCAATCGCTCGCGATAAGTTTTAGATAACCAATACTCTCGCTGATGCGACGCTTGTTCAAAACTTTGAATTTTAAATGCTGTTCTATCTAACTTTTCCATGCACTTACTTTCGTTGGTTGAGTTCAATCAAATACCCGTCGGGGTCTGCCAGATATATCTGACGCACGCCGTCAAATCGCGTCTGCGCATGATAGGGTATTTTTTGCGATTGGAGAAAGCGCTCCGCCGCCGCAATATCGGCAACGAACAGGGCAAAATGGCTGCCGTCTTTGTCGTTTACTACGGGCTGTGTGCGCCCTGCCAGCAGGTGAATCTGGTGCTGTTCGCTCACCTGAAACCATGCGCGAATCGCCTTTAAGTCGTCGGGCACAGGTACGGATTTCAACCCGAGTACATTGCCGTAAAACTGCTTAGAAGCCTCAATATCAGCTACTTGTAAGGCAATGTGATTGTGTGCTGTAATGCCTATCCCTTGCGCCTGTGCCGATAGCCCCGAAAAGAGCAGCAGCCATACGATAGCGAAGCCGTAAAGTATGCTAAAACAATTTTTCATTTTCAAAAACAGTAGTGTTTTAAATTGTCGGCTACAAAACGCTGTTGCACACGCCGTTGATTAAAAATCCGAAATTCCCAATCCGCCATCCGAATCGTTTAATCTGCCCGCAATGCTTCAATCGGCTTGACGCGGGCGGCTTGCACGGCAGGAATCAGCCCTGCCAGCACACCTGCTACCACCAACACCAGCGTTGCGGATATTGCTACGCCCAAATCAACCTCGGGGCGCGTAAAGTAGGGCAGTTGCGCGCCGCTGGCATCTATCAGGAATCTGAGCGCATCCAGCAGCCCGATGCCAATCAGCATACCGATATAACCGGCAATTCCGGTAATAAAAACCGACTCTTGGATAATCAGGCTGACAATGCTTGCAGGGGTAGCCCCCAAAGCCTTGCGAACGCCGATTTCGCGGGTGCGTTCTTTGACGATAATCATCATGATATTGCTCACACCAACCACACCTGCAATGAGCGTACCGATGCCTACCACCCAAATAAACATGCGAATGCCTTTAAACAAGCCCTGAAAGCGTTTGTAGTTTTCTTCGTTGTTCCAAATTTCTACTGCCTGTTTGTCTTCGGGTGAAAAATTGTGCCGACGAGCCAACGTAGCGCGGATTTCGTTTTCCAACTCAATGGCGGGCTTATTGTCGCGAGGCGTTACCACGAAAGTTTGCACCTGATTAGGCTGATTAAACACGTTTTGCAGCGTACTGAACGGAATATAGGCGCGTTCTTCGTTGCGTCCGTTGTTGCCGTTGCTGGTGAAAATGCCTACTACTTTAAAGGGGATACCTTTCACGTTGATGTATTCGCCGATGCCGATATTTTCGTCTTCACCGAAAAGCACTTTGCGAACTTTTTCGCCTAAAATGATGACTTTGCGTTGTTCCGCAATATCGGACTTGTTGAGCAAGCGTCCGGCTTTCAACTTCTCACCGTTGATGCGGAAGAAGTCGCCTTGTGCACCAAACACCTGATAAGACCCGTTTTTGCGCTGATAGTTAAGCGTAAATTCACCCATGAGGCGGTTGCGCGGCGAAATTTTTTCCACATCGTCAAGCCCTGTTTCCAGCGTGCGGAGGTCGTCGTTGGTAAATTTAATATACCGACCGGGCTTTGTGCCGTTGTGCGGGACAGTGGTTTTACCTGCCCATATCCAAATGCTGTTTTTGGCTTCTTCGGCAAATTCGGCTTCTACGCCGTTCTGCATCCCGTTGCCCGCGCCCAGCAGCAGCATGAGCATAAAAATCCCCCAAAAAACGCCGAAAGCTGTT encodes:
- a CDS encoding VOC family protein, producing MKNCFSILYGFAIVWLLLFSGLSAQAQGIGITAHNHIALQVADIEASKQFYGNVLGLKSVPVPDDLKAIRAWFQVSEQHQIHLLAGRTQPVVNDKDGSHFALFVADIAAAERFLQSQKIPYHAQTRFDGVRQIYLADPDGYLIELNQRK
- a CDS encoding ABC transporter permease, which produces MFDFDKWQEIFGTIRKNKLRTFLTAFGVFWGIFMLMLLLGAGNGMQNGVEAEFAEEAKNSIWIWAGKTTVPHNGTKPGRYIKFTNDDLRTLETGLDDVEKISPRNRLMGEFTLNYQRKNGSYQVFGAQGDFFRINGEKLKAGRLLNKSDIAEQRKVIILGEKVRKVLFGEDENIGIGEYINVKGIPFKVVGIFTSNGNNGRNEERAYIPFSTLQNVFNQPNQVQTFVVTPRDNKPAIELENEIRATLARRHNFSPEDKQAVEIWNNEENYKRFQGLFKGIRMFIWVVGIGTLIAGVVGVSNIMMIIVKERTREIGVRKALGATPASIVSLIIQESVFITGIAGYIGMLIGIGLLDALRFLIDASGAQLPYFTRPEVDLGVAISATLVLVVAGVLAGLIPAVQAARVKPIEALRAD